Proteins from a genomic interval of Quercus lobata isolate SW786 chromosome 11, ValleyOak3.0 Primary Assembly, whole genome shotgun sequence:
- the LOC115968837 gene encoding coatomer subunit delta-like: protein MVVLAASIVGKSGKVLVSRQFVDMSRIRIEGLLAAFPKLVGTGKQHTYIETENVRYVYQPIEALYLLLVTNKQSNILEDLETLRMLSKLVPEYSYSLDEEGICKTAFELIFAFDEVISLGHKENVTVAQVKQYCEMESHEEKLHKLVLQSKINETKDVMKRKASEIDKSKIEKGRGDKGGFMSLQSMGSGRIENNFSDMSISGGGGGGFGSGSGFGLSTDIESFSTKSKGRPPSSATAPPKGFGMQLGKSQKTNQFLESLKAEGEVILEDVQPKASQSRSAAPPLTDPITLTVEEKLNVTLKRDGGVSNFDVQGTLGLQILNQEDGHIQVQIETGGNPGILFKTHPNMNKELFSNENILGLKDPNRPFPTGQSGDAGGVGLLKWRMQTTDESIVPLTINCWPSVSGNETYVSIEYEASSVFDLRNVVISVPLPALREAPNVRQVDGEWRYDSRNSILEWSVLLIDDSNRSGSMEFVVPPADSSVFFPISVQFSATNTFSDLKVLNVIPIKGGAPPKFAQRTQLITDNYQVV from the exons ATG GTTGTTCTTGCTGCTTCCATTGTAGGCAAGTCTGGGAAAG tGCTGGTTTCTAGGCAGTTTGTGGATATGTCTCGTATTAGAATTGAGGGCCTTCTTGCAGCTTTTCCCAAGTTGGTAGGAACAGGAAAACAGCATACATATATTGAGACAGAAAATGTGCGCTATGTGTACCAGCCCATCGAGGCTTTGTACTTGCTGCTTgtgacaaacaaacaaagcaacATCCTTGAAGACTTGGAGACTTTGAGGATGCTCTCTAAGCTT gtaCCTGAATATTCTTATTCTCTAGATGAAGAGGGTATATGCAAGACAGCTTTTGAGCTGATTTTTGCTTTTGATGAAGTCATCTCTCTTGGGCACAAGGAAAATGTAACTGTTGCACAGGTTAAGCAGTACTGTGAGATGGAGAGTCATGAAGAGAAGTTGCACAAGCTGGTATTGCAGAGCAAGATTAATGAAACTAAGGATGTTATGAAGCGCAAAGCCAGTGAGATTGACAAAAGCAAG ATTGAGAAGGGCAGAGGTGATAAGGGAGGGTTTATGTCTTTACAGTCGATGGGCTCTGGAAGGATTGAGAATAACTTTAGTGATATGAGCATAtctggcggtggtggtggtggttttggaaGTGGTTCTGGGTTTGGATTGAGCACTGATATTGAATCCTTTTCTACCAAGTCAAAAG GCCGTCCACCTTCATCAGCAACTGCTCCTCCAAAAGGTTTTGGCATGCAGCTTGGTAAATCTCAAAAGACAAACCAGTTCTTGGAATCTTTGAAAGCAGAAGGCGAAGTCATTCTCGAGGATGTGCAGCCGAAAGCTAGTCAGTCCAGATCAGCTGCTCCACCTCTAACTGATCCCATCACTTTGACTGTTGAGGAGAAACTCAATGTGACACTGAAACGAGACGGTGGAGTCAGTAACTTTGATGTGCAGGGAACATTGGGTCTCCAAATTCTTAACCAAGAAGATGGGCATATCCAAGTTCAG ATTGAAACTGGTGGGAATCCAGGCATCCTTTTCAAAACGCATCCTAATATGAACAAAGAATTATTTtccaatgaaaatattttaggccTTAAGGACCCCAATAGGCCTTTCCCCACTGGTCAGAGTGGTGATGCAGGAGGTGTTGGTCTTTTGAAGTGGAGAATGCAAACCACAGATGAGTCGATTGTGCCATTGACGA TCAACTGCTGGCCCTCTGTTTCTGGAAATGAAACTTATGTCAGCATTGAATATGAAGCTTCATCAGTGTTTGATCTGCGAAACGTTGTGATCTCGGTACCTCTTCCAGCTCTTCGGGAGGCACCTAATGTCAGACAGGTTGATGGTGAATGGAG GTATGACTCAAGAAATTCCATTTTGGAATGGTCTGTACTTCTTATTGATGACTCAAACCGCAG TGGATCGATGGAATTTGTCGTTCCCCCAGCAGATTCATCTGTGTTTTTCCCCATTTCTGTGCAATTCTCAGCTACTAATACATTCAGTGACCTGAAG GTTTTGAATGTCATCCCCATCAAGGGTGGAGCCCCTCCCAAGTTTGCTCAAAGGACACAGTTGATTACAGACAATTACCAAGTGGTGTGA